A single window of Actinomycetota bacterium DNA harbors:
- a CDS encoding heavy metal-responsive transcriptional regulator, whose protein sequence is MLIGEVASRTGVTTKTLRFYERQGLLPRPPRTPGGYRDYDTGAVDRVAFIKDAQAAGFTLAQIGEILAISDDGEPPCGHVTSLVQRRLDEVEQRLRELRQVRSQLRAVAERARDFDPAGCDGFCGLIQRPLTDVAHDRA, encoded by the coding sequence ATGCTGATCGGTGAGGTGGCGTCGCGTACAGGCGTGACGACGAAGACGCTGCGGTTCTACGAGCGCCAGGGCCTGCTGCCGCGACCCCCGCGGACCCCGGGTGGGTACCGCGATTACGACACTGGTGCGGTGGATCGGGTGGCGTTCATCAAGGACGCGCAGGCGGCCGGGTTCACGCTCGCCCAGATCGGCGAGATCCTCGCCATCAGCGACGACGGCGAGCCACCCTGCGGTCACGTCACCTCGCTGGTGCAGAGGCGCCTCGACGAGGTCGAGCAGCGGCTGCGCGAGCTGCGGCAGGTCCGCAGCCAGCTGCGCGCCGTCGCCGAGCGTGCCCGTGACTTCGACCCGGCTGGCTGCGACGGGTTCTGCGGACTGATCCAGCGACCGCTGACAGACGTTGCTCACGATCGTGCTTGA
- a CDS encoding rhodanese-like domain-containing protein, whose amino-acid sequence MPEAVDRDRLIELLARGAQLVEVLSAREYEHLHLPGAINLPIKELSRDRAMADLAIDAPVVTYCNGFL is encoded by the coding sequence ATGCCCGAAGCTGTGGACCGGGATCGTCTGATCGAGCTGCTCGCGCGTGGCGCTCAGCTCGTCGAGGTGTTGTCGGCACGCGAATACGAGCACCTGCACCTGCCCGGCGCCATCAACCTGCCGATCAAGGAGCTGTCCCGTGACCGAGCGATGGCCGACCTCGCCATCGACGCGCCGGTGGTCACGTACTGCAACGGCTTCTTGTGA
- a CDS encoding alpha/beta fold hydrolase, with protein MFTFRRSRVARPAWFDESLFPFESRWLDVDGARIHYVDEGTGPVLLMLHGNPTWSFLFRHLISGLGDRFRCVALDYPGFGLSTAPPGYGYRIHEHVRMVERFVEELDLQDITPVVQDWGGPIGMAVSVRHPERIRAFVIGNTWAWPIEATFPKIFGRVLGGPLGHVLVRRFDVFARVFVPGGIRRRKLTPAEHRMYTAPHPTPASREPVHVMPREINAARPLLEEVAAGLDRVADRPALIVWATADQAFKERERRRFERTFPDHRTVELEGAGHYLWEDAPDEIIEAIRSWFPD; from the coding sequence GTGTTCACGTTCAGGAGATCACGCGTGGCCCGCCCCGCCTGGTTCGACGAGAGCCTGTTCCCGTTCGAGAGCCGCTGGCTGGACGTCGACGGGGCGCGCATCCACTACGTCGACGAGGGCACGGGCCCGGTGCTGCTGATGTTGCACGGCAACCCGACGTGGTCGTTCCTGTTCCGCCACCTGATCTCGGGTCTCGGCGACCGGTTCCGGTGCGTGGCGCTCGACTACCCCGGCTTCGGCCTCTCCACCGCTCCACCTGGCTACGGTTACCGCATCCACGAGCACGTGCGGATGGTCGAGCGGTTCGTCGAGGAACTGGACCTGCAGGACATCACCCCGGTCGTGCAGGACTGGGGCGGGCCCATCGGCATGGCCGTGAGCGTGCGGCACCCGGAGCGGATCCGTGCCTTCGTCATCGGCAACACCTGGGCGTGGCCGATCGAAGCGACCTTCCCCAAGATCTTCGGTCGCGTGCTCGGTGGCCCGCTGGGACACGTGCTGGTCCGTCGGTTCGACGTGTTCGCGCGCGTCTTCGTCCCCGGTGGCATCCGTCGGCGCAAGCTGACTCCCGCCGAGCACCGGATGTACACCGCGCCCCACCCGACCCCGGCCTCGCGGGAGCCGGTCCACGTTATGCCGCGCGAGATCAACGCCGCCCGGCCGCTGCTCGAGGAGGTGGCCGCAGGCCTCGACCGCGTCGCCGACCGTCCCGCGCTGATCGTGTGGGCGACCGCCGACCAGGCCTTCAAGGAGCGTGAGCGACGACGCTTCGAGCGCACGTTCCCCGACCACCGGACGGTCGAGCTCGAGGGTGCCGGGCACTACCTCTGGGAGGACGCGCCGGACGAGATCATCGAGGCGATCCGGTCCTGGTTCCCCGACTGA
- a CDS encoding CBS domain-containing protein — translation MSPRAAWRLEQYGFEEVYEYTGGKEDWLAAGREVEGDQQGRPLLAELARTDVAECQLDDRAGDVLDRIGDLGFALVLGDERVVLGKLLRRHAESDPDAAVKDVLVEGPTTVRASEDPVGLLERMRRAETGSVIVTTKEGRLIGVAVTADLADAVDGHGHDHDHV, via the coding sequence ATGAGCCCGCGGGCCGCGTGGCGGCTCGAGCAGTACGGCTTCGAAGAGGTGTACGAGTACACCGGAGGCAAGGAGGACTGGTTGGCCGCGGGCCGGGAGGTCGAGGGTGATCAGCAAGGCCGACCCCTGCTGGCTGAGCTGGCGCGCACCGATGTGGCCGAGTGTCAGCTCGACGACCGCGCCGGTGACGTGCTCGATCGCATCGGAGATCTGGGCTTCGCCCTCGTCCTGGGCGATGAGCGAGTGGTTCTCGGCAAGCTGCTACGACGTCACGCCGAGTCGGATCCGGACGCGGCTGTGAAGGACGTCCTCGTCGAAGGGCCTACGACGGTGCGGGCGAGTGAGGACCCGGTGGGGCTGCTGGAGCGGATGCGTCGCGCCGAGACCGGATCGGTGATCGTGACGACGAAGGAGGGGCGGCTGATCGGAGTCGCGGTCACGGCCGACCTGGCTGACGCCGTCGACGGACACGGTCACGACCACGACCACGTCTGA
- a CDS encoding DNRLRE domain-containing protein, which yields MVGSRGLRFGRLVALTVALALLVPLVPAVAVEAPSDPDGPVDVEVSEPVESLTGEEPVDDVPSGRETPTAPLETPDAPTSETSEPDDTSGTTVPEVPLAVEVPADDLREGEVAELRTRTSHTVRRDDGQLDTQVVDGPVHFRDQQGAWRRIRSELVPEAVAPGAGWRNAANDFAVRFNPQMTQRFAQLTDRAGARWWWTLQGATDVTGTVEGATITYPGVFPQVDAAYTSLATGVKETLTLHGPQAPSTFTTRIDTAGEDWRAAELEGGSWAFYRAPATDAVFTLSPPLVFEQQAGVAGEDPHATLDVEPVEGGYDLTVTVDPAWLAAPGRNWPVVVDPVVDVGDPTKDAYFIASCSTCTARVGFELPVGTTDETVYRSAVAFDLSGIATGSDITSASLQLYYDGGCLPLTDITLSDPSSTSQTSSSGATATCGLEDHVLTVHELSQSWSETSTSAAVSSFGFSQASATVPAVGTRGWVSWGVTSSVEDWYLGLDLSNDGMLIKRSSEGPRKGGPKFVSRNTADASKRPQLLVTWVESVTLDEPATLRSNGAELTWSKFLGTQGDGFASYEVHRSCRLCSGSFFPSSSTQLAVIEDADTTSFTDTTAGPGQFPYQVKVIKASGAHATSNPRTVTLPAIGQVQQTLRPDPVAGTATQITGYDSAPVCVNHGASSRMLVGARADATTRALLQFDLSHIASDAQITSAQLGLEHDPVSTGQTISVHPATAAWVEGSGDGTCSGDGATWHDRREGAVTWETDGGDLDSTAASSLSNAAGDVATDTFNLAGLVEQWVAGTRPNHGLVLSSSLGLPGTDTAISYLTDDETASWGKRPTLQLTYIDGSAPIAPRLTLTGVDEGGTVRGQVTLHADATDDRRVKLVHFYLNDSYIGSDTSTPFDLAWNSTTFPNTTETHGEAGAHEEFKAVAVDDAGNATTARGAKVRVANSTPPTASITAPLQDATVAGDVTVSATVAANAPAWLTRAELWVDGWRVAERSWTAGDTVPPSVEFSWPTLTGSRRFYDGVHELTVKVFDSETGTGTSQTRTVTVNNRAVSRYYGDISAPHMPTDLLYDPDINPQLSYTFDATVTNNGPLDWGTILGEIYHLEANWIDSAGSVVDVSSASLPRLRSGESVTVPMTVRPPSLPAATHRATYTLQLDIVETLDLSGHDAPTIVTFSSRGNTPKSGNATVTKAEFARQLGLENHLHYVGEALGGGMSHLVNVATGNSLVSFTPFSAPGTGLNTVVDLAYNSLEASSRSPVGHGWSLNISGMQRLGEPLELHPNDADKNAGRNDRTIAFTDGDGTVHHFTGTTASNDADVVWTEPAGVDLYLRTYQGPDASDTRYWAITRPDRVTFLFNREGWPTAVRDGNGNTLTYEYVDPDPDVADDVGWPRKQLHRVIDAAGRSFTLTYYTAADAPHAQIRGLVKAITDHDGSRLEFTYYYHDGNLRTITQVGNSGTQPRLPADDRTWTFTYTTSSLNGPAIPGVADRRDPDPGTSPQSTALYSVIDPRDGETIFAYHTSGRDKRRLASRTDRAKLVETYTYAEETRRVTVTAPENRVTVYSTDAHGRMVQLEDPLNRITGVSWSADHKVIKVTEPTEEFTTYAYNANGLPTSVEDQLGNKTVLEYTDRAVADHTTDTRDTRSHISDLEAVTRPEGVKTTGIDNDHRYTFGIDPATGNVLSATVPGEPGKFHTTTFTYNSNGTLASRTDPNNHTTTFPSYHKSGQPIKITNPLGRSTLLSYDDDGLLTAIQEPIHATKTGTPTANYQTQLHYDRFHRLVRTSTPKHYATKRGVLVWNGVAFDPNDNVEATFEPAYGADYTAGPATGTVFDAMDRPVTVTEPDDNDTADTSDDHVTRLEYDEAGRVEAVTSPRGTATARTDDFRTEYTYDALDRVVRQRRLDVDQETGTVNDPADTHFCYDLAGDLVWQVAPNAKLLATVDCTATSPPSHTTVRSYDDAHRLISVTDAEDHTTSFGYNANDELTSRTDAEGVTTTIDYDQRGLPVTVTEPFQVDASGASLRDAVSRHIYDPVGNLETVVSPRGWDASTDKVSFTHYVTRYTYDAADRLTRVALPTDATTAASFVHRRYDDNGRLTASTLPVADAVLPSGGSLPQGTTVVGYYDTDWVRLLDTAHVPGATPALFDYDAAGRQALRVGQREASWSYTARGLLRERHDRDEQVSRFDYDADRNLVKALEGGVEATGIDPTLVCSSYDGRDRPSQVTSGTPAASDEPGVVTCNFTGGTDLTTLDYDLDGNVTQRILDDATSPARMQTLTYDQIGWPATFTDTGPDGLGSTTDDLGIDHDFDDVGREKQRILKRFDGTALIPHQTTTWSWHGNGLLDQLTTTVGTDVVERHTVGYLDTAGRFVNGHRTSDTFHRAAPDTAVPCQSPTSPCTATYRYDARGRLVLETDGHGGTISYQPDLIGNIERIVDDTSGTAVTVLMQYQGVQLEHVQVDGGAPIYHHYDGDGNLACTTSVDDASLCHQTASGKRASDGLVAAYVYDRLDRLVATRTVHPDTGNGASVDDTATFLHDALDRLVTIEETHSPPASAPSWPVCCEPSDGGSTRLTDLAYVALTDLVAKETLDTHRYVGGFVGVERERRNRVYSYDAVGNRLGLDIDSTLDSRTPEGSFTFAHDVHGSTSLLLDDLGAPAASYGYRAYGAPDPALTAGNHLDIDPDTDAIEDLVNPFTYTGKRFDTGANHLDMGARQFSPNTTRFLQDDIFNNALTDLNTSLDPLTGNRYALAGGNPLSFVELDGRRVTENGDGGSITYEPTRMFRRTPPSTVATQSKRGFVPEFTAGSYCASEFGATTNEGIACLQAAEAIGEAADFFLTAAAVAEGVRAAGDTVLSVLPGGDCVRFAGDRDATSLGFCLADAPGGPLDEIVGAVAGGIRRMVDETGSVRRAAGFLGHSLDDLSAAASRAGPGELTLAGHSLSKHAARQRSASKLFPPLRGGPGEINRLAQFQVDDILTHPGSRAVRGHRGRFGATIEVISPDGRGLVYSGSGNFLFFAEFP from the coding sequence ATGGTGGGGTCGAGGGGTCTTCGGTTCGGTCGTCTCGTCGCGTTGACGGTGGCGTTAGCGTTGCTGGTGCCGCTGGTGCCCGCGGTGGCGGTGGAGGCGCCGTCGGATCCCGACGGGCCTGTGGACGTCGAGGTGTCGGAGCCGGTGGAGTCGCTGACCGGCGAGGAGCCGGTCGATGACGTCCCCTCAGGTCGTGAGACTCCAACTGCGCCGCTCGAGACGCCCGACGCGCCGACGTCGGAGACGTCGGAGCCTGACGACACGTCGGGGACGACGGTTCCGGAGGTCCCGCTGGCGGTGGAGGTTCCCGCCGACGATCTGCGCGAGGGCGAGGTCGCCGAGTTGCGCACGCGGACCTCGCACACCGTCCGTCGTGACGATGGCCAGCTCGACACGCAGGTCGTGGATGGGCCGGTGCACTTCCGCGACCAGCAGGGGGCGTGGCGCCGCATCCGCTCCGAGTTGGTGCCCGAGGCGGTCGCGCCCGGGGCGGGCTGGCGCAACGCCGCGAACGATTTCGCGGTGCGGTTCAACCCGCAGATGACGCAGCGGTTCGCGCAGCTGACGGACCGGGCTGGGGCGCGCTGGTGGTGGACGCTGCAGGGTGCGACGGACGTGACCGGGACGGTGGAGGGCGCGACGATCACCTACCCGGGCGTGTTCCCGCAGGTGGACGCGGCCTACACGTCGTTGGCGACCGGGGTGAAGGAGACGTTGACGCTGCACGGCCCGCAGGCTCCCTCGACGTTCACGACCCGCATCGACACCGCCGGGGAGGATTGGCGCGCCGCCGAGCTGGAGGGCGGGTCGTGGGCGTTCTACCGCGCGCCCGCTACGGACGCGGTGTTCACGCTGTCCCCGCCGCTGGTGTTCGAGCAGCAGGCTGGTGTCGCGGGAGAAGACCCCCACGCGACGCTCGATGTCGAACCGGTCGAGGGCGGCTACGACCTGACCGTGACGGTCGATCCGGCGTGGCTGGCGGCGCCGGGACGGAACTGGCCGGTGGTGGTGGACCCGGTCGTCGACGTGGGCGATCCGACCAAGGACGCCTACTTCATCGCGTCGTGCTCGACCTGCACGGCGCGGGTGGGGTTCGAGCTGCCGGTGGGGACGACCGACGAGACCGTGTACCGCTCGGCGGTGGCGTTCGACCTGTCGGGCATCGCGACCGGGTCGGACATCACCAGCGCCTCGCTGCAGCTGTACTACGACGGCGGGTGCCTGCCCCTAACCGACATCACTCTCTCAGACCCGTCGAGCACGAGCCAGACCTCCTCGAGCGGGGCGACCGCCACGTGCGGGCTGGAGGACCATGTCCTGACCGTGCACGAGCTGTCACAGTCCTGGTCGGAGACCTCGACGTCGGCCGCCGTGTCGTCGTTCGGGTTCTCGCAGGCGTCGGCGACGGTACCGGCGGTTGGCACCAGGGGGTGGGTCTCGTGGGGCGTGACGAGCTCGGTGGAGGACTGGTATCTGGGGCTGGACCTGTCCAACGATGGCATGCTGATCAAGCGCAGCAGCGAGGGACCACGCAAGGGCGGCCCGAAGTTCGTGTCGCGGAACACCGCCGACGCGTCGAAACGGCCCCAGCTGCTGGTCACCTGGGTCGAGTCGGTCACTCTGGACGAGCCGGCCACGTTACGCTCCAACGGCGCCGAGCTGACCTGGTCGAAGTTCCTGGGCACGCAGGGCGACGGGTTCGCCTCCTACGAGGTCCACCGCAGCTGCCGGTTATGCTCCGGCAGTTTCTTCCCCTCGTCGTCGACACAGCTTGCGGTCATCGAGGACGCCGACACCACCTCGTTCACCGACACCACGGCCGGTCCGGGCCAGTTCCCCTACCAGGTCAAGGTGATCAAGGCCTCCGGTGCACACGCGACATCCAACCCACGCACCGTGACGTTGCCGGCCATCGGGCAGGTGCAACAGACGTTGCGGCCCGATCCGGTAGCGGGGACCGCCACGCAGATCACCGGCTACGACAGCGCACCGGTGTGCGTGAACCACGGCGCGTCGAGCCGGATGCTGGTGGGTGCGCGGGCGGACGCCACGACCCGCGCGCTGCTGCAATTCGACCTGTCCCACATCGCGTCGGACGCCCAGATCACCTCGGCCCAGCTGGGCCTGGAGCATGACCCGGTGTCGACCGGGCAGACCATCTCGGTTCATCCGGCCACGGCAGCCTGGGTCGAGGGCAGCGGAGATGGGACCTGTAGCGGTGACGGAGCGACGTGGCATGACCGTCGCGAAGGCGCGGTGACGTGGGAGACCGACGGCGGCGACCTCGACTCGACCGCCGCTTCGAGCCTGTCCAACGCAGCGGGGGATGTGGCGACCGACACGTTCAACCTCGCCGGGCTGGTGGAACAGTGGGTGGCGGGCACCCGACCCAACCACGGACTGGTGCTGTCCTCGTCACTGGGGTTGCCGGGCACCGATACGGCGATCAGCTACCTCACCGACGACGAGACCGCTTCGTGGGGCAAGCGCCCCACGCTGCAGCTGACCTACATCGATGGGTCGGCACCCATCGCCCCCCGGCTGACTCTGACGGGTGTTGACGAGGGTGGGACGGTGCGCGGTCAGGTCACCCTGCACGCCGACGCCACCGACGACCGCCGCGTCAAGCTCGTGCACTTCTACCTCAACGACAGCTACATCGGATCCGACACGAGCACACCGTTCGACCTGGCGTGGAACTCCACGACGTTCCCCAACACCACCGAGACCCACGGAGAGGCTGGCGCGCACGAGGAGTTCAAGGCGGTGGCGGTCGATGATGCCGGCAACGCGACCACGGCTCGCGGAGCCAAGGTACGCGTCGCCAACTCCACCCCGCCGACGGCGTCGATCACGGCGCCGCTGCAGGACGCGACCGTGGCGGGGGACGTGACTGTGTCGGCCACCGTCGCCGCGAACGCCCCGGCCTGGCTGACCCGGGCGGAGCTGTGGGTCGACGGGTGGCGCGTCGCCGAACGGTCCTGGACCGCCGGCGACACCGTCCCCCCCTCGGTGGAGTTCAGCTGGCCCACCCTGACCGGGTCGCGGCGCTTTTACGACGGCGTCCACGAGCTGACCGTGAAGGTGTTCGACTCCGAGACCGGCACCGGCACCTCCCAGACCCGCACCGTGACGGTGAACAACCGCGCCGTCAGCCGCTACTACGGCGACATCTCCGCTCCGCACATGCCCACCGACCTGCTCTACGACCCCGATATCAACCCGCAGCTGTCGTACACGTTCGACGCGACCGTGACCAACAACGGCCCCCTCGACTGGGGCACCATCCTGGGTGAGATATACCACTTGGAAGCGAACTGGATCGATTCGGCCGGCAGCGTCGTCGACGTGTCATCGGCAAGTTTGCCCCGGCTTCGATCGGGTGAATCGGTTACCGTGCCGATGACGGTCAGACCACCATCGCTACCGGCGGCAACCCATCGTGCCACGTACACGCTGCAACTGGACATCGTCGAGACCCTCGACCTAAGTGGTCACGACGCGCCCACCATCGTCACGTTCTCCTCGCGTGGGAACACGCCCAAGTCAGGCAACGCCACGGTGACCAAGGCCGAGTTCGCGCGGCAGCTGGGGCTGGAGAACCACCTCCACTACGTCGGCGAAGCCCTGGGTGGCGGGATGAGTCACCTGGTCAACGTCGCGACCGGCAACTCGCTGGTCAGCTTCACACCCTTCTCAGCCCCTGGTACCGGCCTCAACACGGTCGTCGACCTGGCCTACAACAGCCTCGAAGCCTCCTCCCGCTCACCTGTCGGGCACGGCTGGTCGCTGAACATCTCCGGGATGCAGCGCCTCGGCGAGCCGCTGGAGCTACACCCCAACGACGCCGACAAGAACGCGGGCCGCAACGACCGCACGATCGCGTTCACCGACGGCGACGGCACCGTGCACCACTTCACCGGCACCACAGCCTCGAACGATGCGGATGTGGTGTGGACCGAACCCGCCGGGGTCGACCTCTACCTGCGCACCTACCAGGGCCCCGACGCGTCCGACACCCGCTACTGGGCGATCACCCGCCCCGACCGGGTCACGTTCCTGTTCAACCGCGAGGGCTGGCCCACGGCGGTCCGGGACGGCAACGGCAACACGCTCACGTACGAGTACGTCGACCCCGACCCGGACGTGGCCGACGACGTGGGTTGGCCCCGCAAGCAGCTACATCGCGTGATCGATGCCGCAGGGCGGTCCTTCACACTGACCTACTACACCGCAGCGGACGCGCCGCACGCGCAGATTCGTGGGCTGGTCAAGGCCATCACCGACCACGACGGGTCCAGGCTGGAGTTCACCTACTACTACCACGACGGCAACCTGCGCACCATCACCCAGGTCGGCAACTCCGGAACCCAGCCGCGTCTACCGGCCGACGACCGGACCTGGACCTTCACCTACACCACCTCCAGCCTCAACGGCCCCGCGATACCTGGTGTCGCGGACCGTCGCGACCCCGACCCGGGTACTTCACCGCAATCCACGGCGCTGTACTCGGTCATCGACCCCCGCGACGGCGAGACCATCTTCGCCTACCACACCTCCGGGCGCGACAAGCGGCGCCTGGCGTCGCGGACCGACCGGGCGAAGCTCGTCGAGACCTACACCTACGCCGAAGAAACGCGGCGCGTCACCGTCACCGCCCCCGAGAACCGCGTCACCGTCTACAGCACCGATGCCCACGGCCGCATGGTGCAGCTCGAGGACCCCCTGAACCGGATCACCGGAGTGTCCTGGAGCGCCGACCACAAGGTCATCAAGGTCACCGAGCCCACGGAAGAGTTCACCACCTACGCCTACAACGCCAACGGGCTACCCACCTCCGTCGAAGACCAGCTCGGTAACAAGACGGTGCTGGAGTACACCGACCGGGCCGTGGCCGACCACACCACCGACACTCGCGACACCAGATCGCACATCTCCGACCTGGAGGCGGTCACCCGACCCGAAGGGGTCAAGACCACCGGCATCGACAACGACCACCGCTACACCTTCGGCATCGACCCGGCCACCGGCAACGTCTTGTCCGCGACGGTCCCAGGGGAACCTGGCAAGTTCCACACCACGACCTTCACCTACAACAGCAACGGGACCCTGGCGTCACGCACCGACCCGAACAACCACACCACGACCTTCCCCAGCTACCACAAGTCGGGACAGCCCATCAAGATCACCAACCCGCTGGGGCGGTCCACGCTGCTGTCGTACGACGATGACGGGCTGCTCACCGCCATCCAGGAACCCATCCACGCGACCAAGACGGGCACCCCGACGGCGAACTACCAGACCCAGCTGCACTACGACCGTTTCCACCGCCTCGTGCGCACCTCCACCCCCAAACACTACGCCACCAAGCGCGGGGTGCTGGTGTGGAACGGCGTCGCCTTCGACCCCAACGACAACGTCGAGGCCACGTTCGAGCCCGCCTACGGCGCCGACTACACCGCGGGCCCCGCGACCGGCACGGTGTTCGACGCGATGGACCGGCCCGTCACGGTCACCGAGCCCGACGACAACGACACCGCCGACACCAGCGACGACCACGTGACGAGGCTGGAGTACGACGAGGCGGGGCGCGTCGAAGCGGTCACCAGCCCACGGGGCACGGCCACCGCCAGGACGGACGACTTCCGCACCGAGTACACCTACGACGCGCTCGACCGGGTCGTGCGTCAGCGTCGCCTCGACGTCGACCAGGAAACCGGCACCGTCAACGACCCGGCCGACACCCACTTCTGCTACGACCTCGCCGGAGACCTGGTGTGGCAGGTCGCACCCAACGCCAAGCTCCTCGCCACCGTGGACTGCACTGCCACCTCGCCGCCCAGCCACACCACGGTCCGCAGCTACGACGACGCACACCGGCTGATCTCGGTCACCGACGCCGAGGACCACACGACCAGCTTCGGCTACAACGCCAACGACGAGCTGACCTCCCGCACCGACGCCGAGGGCGTGACCACCACCATCGACTACGACCAGCGCGGCCTGCCGGTCACGGTCACCGAGCCGTTCCAGGTCGACGCGTCCGGCGCATCGCTGCGCGACGCGGTCAGCCGCCACATCTACGACCCCGTCGGCAACCTCGAAACGGTCGTCTCGCCCCGCGGCTGGGACGCGTCGACGGACAAGGTCAGCTTCACCCACTACGTGACCCGCTACACCTACGACGCCGCCGATCGGCTCACCCGCGTCGCACTTCCCACCGATGCCACGACTGCTGCGTCGTTCGTGCACCGCCGCTACGACGACAACGGTCGCCTGACAGCTTCCACGCTTCCGGTGGCCGACGCGGTCCTTCCCTCCGGCGGATCGTTGCCGCAGGGCACGACCGTCGTCGGCTACTACGACACGGATTGGGTGCGGTTGCTCGACACAGCCCACGTGCCTGGCGCGACGCCGGCGCTGTTCGACTACGACGCTGCGGGACGCCAGGCCCTGCGTGTCGGGCAGCGAGAGGCGAGCTGGAGCTACACCGCCCGCGGACTGCTCCGCGAGCGCCACGACCGCGACGAGCAGGTGTCGCGGTTCGACTACGACGCCGACCGCAACCTGGTCAAGGCGCTCGAGGGCGGCGTTGAAGCGACCGGGATCGATCCGACCCTGGTGTGCTCCAGCTACGACGGCCGCGACCGGCCAAGCCAGGTCACCAGCGGCACCCCAGCCGCCAGCGACGAACCCGGCGTCGTCACGTGCAACTTCACAGGCGGTACCGACCTGACGACTCTCGACTACGACCTCGACGGCAACGTTACCCAACGGATCCTGGATGACGCGACCAGCCCGGCTCGCATGCAGACGCTGACGTACGACCAGATCGGTTGGCCCGCGACCTTCACCGATACCGGGCCCGACGGGCTGGGTAGCACCACCGACGACCTGGGCATCGACCACGACTTCGACGACGTGGGGCGGGAGAAGCAGCGCATCCTCAAGCGCTTCGACGGCACCGCGCTCATCCCTCACCAGACCACCACGTGGAGCTGGCACGGCAACGGCCTGCTCGACCAGCTCACCACCACGGTCGGCACGGACGTCGTCGAACGCCACACCGTCGGTTACCTCGATACGGCGGGGCGGTTCGTCAACGGCCACCGCACCAGCGACACCTTCCACCGCGCCGCCCCTGATACCGCGGTTCCGTGTCAGAGCCCCACCAGCCCGTGCACGGCCACCTACCGCTACGACGCGCGGGGCCGGCTCGTACTGGAGACCGACGGGCACGGCGGCACCATCAGCTACCAGCCCGACCTGATCGGCAACATCGAACGGATCGTCGACGACACCTCCGGCACCGCGGTGACCGTGCTGATGCAGTACCAGGGTGTCCAGCTCGAGCACGTCCAAGTCGACGGCGGTGCCCCGATCTACCACCACTATGACGGCGACGGCAACCTCGCCTGCACCACCTCGGTGGATGATGCGTCGCTGTGCCACCAGACCGCGAGCGGCAAGAGGGCTTCGGACGGGCTCGTCGCCGCCTACGTGTACGACAGACTCGACCGACTCGTCGCGACCCGCACCGTCCACCCCGACACCGGCAACGGCGCCAGCGTCGACGACACCGCCACTTTCCTTCACGACGCCCTCGACCGGCTCGTCACCATCGAAGAGACCCACTCGCCACCAGCCTCGGCGCCATCGTGGCCTGTCTGCTGCGAACCCTCGGACGGCGGCAGCACGCGCCTGACCGACCTCGCCTACGTCGCCCTAACCGATCTGGTCGCCAAGGAGACCCTCGACACGCACCGTTACGTCGGCGGGTTCGTCGGCGTCGAGCGCGAGCGGCGCAACCGCGTCTACTCCTACGACGCCGTGGGCAACCGCCTAGGGCTCGACATCGACAGCACCCTCGACTCCCGCACCCCCGAAGGCAGCTTCACTTTCGCCCACGACGTGCACGGCTCCACCTCGCTGCTGCTGGACGACCTCGGCGCTCCCGCCGCCAGCTACGGCTACCGCGCCTACGGCGCACCCGACCCGGCCCTGACCGCCGGAAACCACCTCGACATCGACCCCGACACCGACGCCATCGAAGACCTCGTCAACCCCTTCACCTACACCGGCAAACGGTTCGACACTGGCGCGAACCACCTCGACATGGGCGCCCGCCAGTTCTCCCCCAACACCACCCGGTTCCTCCAAGACGACATCTTCAACAACGCCCTCACCGACCTGAACACCAGCCTCGACCCCCTCACCGGCAACCGCTACGCCCTCGCCGGCGGCAACCCCCTCTCCTTCGTCGAACTCGACGGACGCCGCGTCACCGAGAACGGCGACGGCGGATCCATCACCTATGAGCCCACACGGATGTTCCGGCGAACGCCGCCGTCGACCGTTGCCACGCAATCCAAGCGAGGCTTCGTGCCGGAGTTCACCGCAGGCAGCTACTGCGCGTCAGAGTTCGGCGCCACAACGAACGAAGGCATCGCGTGTCTGCAGGCTGCCGAGGCCATCGGTGAGGCAGCCGACTTCTTCCTTACGGCCGCAGCGGTCGCCGAAGGGGTGCGAGCCGCTGGTGACACGGTCCTGTCCGTCCTTCCGGGGGGAGACTGCGTTCGCTTCGCAGGCGACCGCGACGCGACCAGCCTCGGATTCTGTCTCGCGGATGCGCCTGGCGGCCCGCTGGATGAGATAGTGGGAGCAGTCGCCGGCGGAATCCGCCGCATGGTTGACGAGACCGGCTCGGTTCGTAGAGCAGCAGGATTCCTTGGCCACTCTCTCGACGATCTTTCGGCCGCCGCTTCCCGGGCTGGCCCCGGTGAGTTGACGCTTGCAGGGCATAGCCTCTCCAAACACGCCGCCCGTCAGCGTTCTGCCAGCAAGCTCTTCCCCCCGCTACGAGGAGGGCCAGGCGAGATCAATAGGCTCGCACAGTTCCAGGTGGACGACATACTCACCCATCCGGGGTCGAGGGCCGTGCGCGGACACCGTGGCCGGTTTGGTGCCACGATCGAAGTGATTTCGCCCGATGGTCGCGGGCTTGTCTATAGCGGGTCTGGTAACTTCCTCTTCTTCGCGGAGTTCCCGTGA